The Mycolicibacterium boenickei genome has a segment encoding these proteins:
- a CDS encoding cytochrome P450 has translation MGCPNIPKDFDFLDSELNLKGLPVEELAELRKAEPVRWVDVPGGTGGFGDKGYWLVTRHEDVKDVSLRSDVFSSSMNGAIPVWPQEMTREAVDLQRAVLLNMDAPHHTRLRKIISRGFTPRALSRLEDELNSRAQQIAKNAAASNTGDFVEQVSCELPLQAIAELLGVPQDDRDKLFRWSNEMTAGDDPEYADVDPAMSSFELISYAMKMAEERGKNPTDDIVTKLIQADIDGEKLSDDEFGFFVIMLAVAGNETSRNSITHGMIAFSQNPDQWELFKKERPKTAVDEIIRWATPVSAFQRTASEDTEIAGVKIKAGERVVMSYRSANFDDAVFEDPFTFNILRDPNPHVGFGGTGAHYCIGANLARLTINLIFNAVADHMPDLKPVGDPERLKSGWLNGIKHWPVDYTGACPVAGGPAHQA, from the coding sequence ATGGGCTGCCCCAACATCCCCAAGGATTTCGACTTCCTCGATTCCGAGCTGAACCTCAAGGGTCTGCCGGTCGAAGAGCTTGCCGAGCTTCGTAAGGCCGAGCCGGTTCGCTGGGTCGACGTCCCCGGTGGCACCGGAGGTTTCGGCGACAAGGGCTACTGGTTGGTCACCCGGCACGAGGACGTCAAGGACGTCTCGCTGCGTAGCGACGTGTTCTCCAGCTCGATGAACGGCGCCATCCCGGTCTGGCCGCAGGAGATGACCCGCGAGGCCGTCGACCTCCAGCGCGCGGTCCTGCTCAACATGGACGCACCGCACCACACCCGCCTGCGCAAGATCATTTCCCGTGGCTTCACCCCGCGTGCCCTCTCGCGGCTCGAGGACGAGCTGAACTCGCGCGCGCAGCAGATCGCCAAGAACGCCGCTGCGTCGAACACCGGCGACTTCGTCGAGCAGGTGTCCTGCGAGCTGCCGCTGCAGGCCATCGCCGAACTGCTCGGTGTGCCGCAGGACGACCGCGACAAGCTGTTCCGCTGGTCCAACGAGATGACCGCCGGCGACGATCCCGAGTACGCCGACGTCGACCCGGCCATGTCCTCCTTCGAGCTGATCTCCTACGCGATGAAGATGGCCGAGGAGCGGGGCAAGAACCCGACCGACGACATCGTCACCAAGCTGATCCAGGCCGACATCGACGGCGAGAAGCTCAGCGATGACGAGTTCGGCTTCTTCGTCATCATGCTGGCCGTCGCGGGCAACGAGACCAGCCGCAACTCCATCACACACGGCATGATCGCGTTCTCGCAGAATCCCGATCAGTGGGAGCTTTTCAAGAAGGAGCGCCCGAAGACCGCGGTCGATGAGATCATCCGTTGGGCTACACCGGTTTCGGCGTTCCAGCGCACCGCCAGCGAGGACACCGAGATCGCCGGCGTCAAGATCAAGGCCGGCGAGCGTGTGGTGATGTCCTACCGTTCGGCCAACTTCGACGACGCGGTGTTCGAGGATCCGTTCACCTTCAACATCCTTCGCGATCCCAACCCGCACGTCGGCTTCGGCGGCACCGGGGCGCACTACTGCATCGGCGCCAACCTGGCCCGCCTGACGATCAACCTGATCTTCAACGCGGTCGCCGACCACATGCCCGACCTCAAGCCGGTGGGCGATCCGGAGCGGCTAAAGTCCGGATGGCTCAACGGCATCAAGCACTGGCCGGTTGATTACACGGGTGCGTGCCCGG
- a CDS encoding steroid 3-ketoacyl-CoA thiolase, with amino-acid sequence MGNPVIVEATRSPIGKRNGWLSGLHATELLGAVQKALIEKAGIDPGSVEQVIGGCVTQFGEQANNVTRQSWLVAGLPEHVGATSVDCQCGSAQQANHLVAGLIATGAIDIGIACGIEAMSRVGLGANGGGARAASWDIDLPNQFEAAERIAKRRGITRADVDALGLASQLKAKQAWAEGRFDREISPIEAPVIDENKQPTAEWNTVSRDQGLRDTTAEGLAGLKPVMEGGIHTAGTSSQISDGAAAVLWMDEDKAKALGLKPRARIISQANVGAETYYHLDGPVQSTARVLEKAGMKMGDIDLVEINEAFASVVLSWAQVHGADMDKVNVNGGAIALGHPVGSTGARLITTALHELERTDKSTALITMCAGGALSTGTIIERI; translated from the coding sequence ATGGGTAACCCTGTCATCGTCGAAGCCACCCGCAGCCCTATCGGCAAGCGCAACGGCTGGCTGTCCGGCCTCCACGCCACCGAGCTCCTCGGAGCCGTTCAGAAGGCCCTCATCGAGAAGGCCGGAATCGACCCCGGCAGCGTCGAGCAGGTCATCGGCGGCTGCGTCACGCAGTTCGGCGAGCAGGCCAACAACGTCACCCGTCAGTCCTGGCTCGTCGCCGGCCTGCCCGAGCACGTCGGCGCCACCAGCGTCGACTGCCAGTGCGGCAGCGCCCAGCAGGCCAACCATCTGGTCGCCGGGCTGATCGCCACCGGCGCCATCGACATCGGCATCGCCTGCGGTATCGAGGCGATGAGCCGCGTCGGCCTGGGCGCCAACGGCGGCGGCGCCCGCGCCGCCTCCTGGGACATCGATCTGCCCAACCAGTTCGAGGCCGCCGAGCGGATCGCCAAGCGCCGCGGCATCACCCGCGCCGATGTGGACGCACTGGGCCTGGCCTCACAGCTCAAGGCCAAGCAGGCCTGGGCCGAGGGCCGGTTCGACCGGGAGATCTCCCCGATCGAGGCTCCCGTCATCGACGAGAACAAGCAGCCGACCGCCGAATGGAACACGGTCAGCCGCGACCAGGGCCTGCGCGACACCACCGCCGAGGGCCTGGCCGGGCTGAAGCCGGTGATGGAGGGCGGCATCCACACCGCGGGCACGTCGTCGCAGATCTCCGACGGCGCCGCGGCGGTGCTGTGGATGGACGAGGACAAGGCGAAGGCGCTGGGCCTCAAGCCGCGTGCCCGCATCATCAGCCAGGCCAACGTCGGCGCCGAGACCTACTACCACCTCGACGGCCCGGTGCAGTCAACCGCGAGGGTCCTCGAGAAGGCCGGCATGAAGATGGGCGACATCGACCTCGTCGAGATCAACGAGGCCTTCGCCTCGGTGGTGCTGTCCTGGGCGCAGGTGCACGGCGCCGACATGGACAAGGTCAACGTCAACGGCGGTGCCATCGCTCTCGGCCACCCGGTCGGTTCGACGGGCGCCCGCCTGATCACCACGGCTCTGCACGAGTTGGAGCGCACCGACAAGAGCACGGCGCTGATCACCATGTGTGCCGGCGGCGCGCTCTCGACCGGCACGATCATCGAGCGCATCTAG
- a CDS encoding nitroreductase family deazaflavin-dependent oxidoreductase: MANTPRPLSPKQVERLNAKSTGTAIKWMSRAQTWIFKKSGGRIGDKFLRGAEVGILTTIGRKSGEKRDSPLLFLQEGKRIVLVASQGGRATNPMWYLNLVANPRVTFQTKRETLELIARDATDAERDEYWPKLDAMYADFVNYRSYTDRKIPIVICDPA, from the coding sequence ATGGCCAACACCCCTCGCCCGCTCAGCCCCAAACAGGTCGAACGGCTCAACGCGAAATCGACCGGCACCGCCATCAAGTGGATGTCGCGCGCCCAGACGTGGATCTTCAAGAAGTCCGGCGGGCGCATCGGCGACAAGTTCCTGCGCGGCGCCGAGGTGGGCATCCTGACCACGATCGGGCGCAAGTCGGGCGAGAAGCGAGACAGCCCGCTGCTGTTCCTGCAGGAGGGCAAGCGCATCGTGCTGGTCGCCTCGCAGGGCGGACGGGCCACGAACCCGATGTGGTACCTGAATCTGGTGGCCAACCCCCGGGTGACGTTCCAGACCAAGCGCGAGACTCTGGAGCTCATCGCGCGCGACGCCACCGACGCCGAGCGCGACGAGTACTGGCCCAAGCTGGACGCCATGTATGCCGACTTCGTGAACTACCGGTCCTACACCGACCGCAAGATCCCGATCGTGATCTGCGACCCGGCCTGA